Proteins encoded within one genomic window of Candidatus Glassbacteria bacterium:
- a CDS encoding shikimate kinase, with protein MPESRSFRGKPSISLTGFMFTGKSSVGRRLARKLNLEFVDLDERIVAEAGRPIPEMFSQGGESEFREIEHRVLARVLPLTGRVLSTGGGVVIDSRNRELLRRHSCVVWLKASAESVLARFRESRGKPRPLLDVDDPEVRIRELLAERESYYAECDLCVMTDGRSVWRVTDKIIDLLNTGGPQSSC; from the coding sequence TTGCCCGAGTCCCGCTCGTTCCGCGGAAAACCCAGTATCTCGCTGACCGGTTTCATGTTTACCGGCAAGAGCAGTGTCGGCCGCAGGCTGGCCCGCAAGCTGAATCTGGAGTTCGTGGATCTCGACGAGCGGATAGTGGCCGAGGCGGGCCGGCCGATCCCGGAGATGTTCAGCCAGGGCGGAGAGAGTGAATTCCGCGAGATCGAACACCGCGTACTGGCGCGGGTACTACCGTTGACCGGCAGGGTGCTCTCCACCGGCGGCGGAGTCGTGATCGACAGCCGCAACAGGGAACTGCTCCGGCGGCACAGTTGTGTCGTCTGGCTGAAAGCCTCGGCGGAATCGGTGCTGGCCAGGTTTCGCGAAAGCCGGGGAAAACCACGGCCTCTTTTGGACGTGGACGATCCTGAGGTCAGGATCAGGGAATTGCTGGCGGAACGGGAAAGTTACTACGCTGAGTGTGACCTCTGCGTGATGACCGACGGGCGGAGCGTGTGGAGGGTCACCGATAAAATTATCGATCTGTTGAACACCGGCGGCCCGCAGTCCTCCTGTTGA
- a CDS encoding DUF494 family protein, producing MQNNVEEIISYMNENFSSYEIFERQVRRVTRELMELGYTLEEITRGINAYLVQLEPKSSDRPRGAGRTGSQRTFRVLDTAERRFIGRDAYGYLCLIRELGLVNHDETEELIGYITSNRIEVDNSEQLQAVMMELLIDPEYDRDCGDDDENVGGGESWHMFRKRLN from the coding sequence GTGCAGAACAACGTTGAGGAAATTATCAGCTATATGAACGAGAATTTCAGCTCCTACGAAATTTTCGAGCGCCAGGTCCGGCGGGTCACCAGGGAGCTGATGGAGCTGGGTTACACGCTGGAGGAAATCACCCGGGGGATCAACGCCTACCTGGTGCAGCTCGAACCGAAAAGCAGCGACAGGCCCCGCGGAGCCGGGCGCACGGGCAGTCAGCGCACTTTCCGCGTACTCGACACCGCGGAGCGCCGCTTTATCGGCCGGGACGCCTACGGCTATCTCTGCCTGATTCGTGAACTCGGCCTGGTCAACCATGACGAAACCGAGGAGCTGATCGGCTATATCACCAGTAACCGGATCGAGGTGGATAACAGCGAACAGCTCCAGGCGGTGATGATGGAGCTGCTGATCGATCCCGAGTACGACAGGGACTGCGGCGATGACGATGAGAATGTCGGCGGCGGGGAATCGTGGCACATGTTCCGCAAGAGGTTGAATTGA